In the genome of Polaribacter sp. MED152, one region contains:
- a CDS encoding Gfo/Idh/MocA family protein: MLKVGVLGAGHLGKIHLRLLKESSKYDLIGFYDPSEENAKNVAEQFGYTSYNSIDDLIDAVDVVDIVTPTLSHFDCAEKAIKKGRHIFIEKPIAKTVLEAEAIKTLASQYHVKGQVGHVERFNPAFKAVKDKINNPMFIETHRLAEFNPRGTDVPVVLDLMIHDIDIILSSVNSKVKNVHASGISVISETPDIANARIEFENGCVANLTASRISMKNMRKTRFFQKDAYISVNFLSKESEIVRIQDAPEDLDEFAMVLKNDEGVEKQIYFENPEVTNSNAILDELETFADAILNDTTPIVSLHNGTEALRIAQWVIDCFKTEEDLKN, encoded by the coding sequence ATGCTTAAAGTTGGAGTTTTAGGTGCTGGCCATTTAGGAAAAATTCATCTTCGTTTGTTAAAAGAATCTTCAAAGTATGATTTGATTGGTTTCTATGATCCATCAGAAGAAAATGCAAAAAATGTTGCTGAACAATTTGGCTACACTTCATATAATTCTATAGATGATTTAATTGATGCTGTAGATGTTGTGGATATTGTAACACCTACCCTCTCTCATTTTGATTGTGCTGAAAAGGCCATTAAAAAAGGAAGACATATTTTTATTGAAAAGCCAATTGCTAAAACTGTATTAGAAGCAGAAGCTATTAAAACTTTAGCTAGCCAATATCATGTAAAAGGTCAAGTAGGTCATGTAGAGCGTTTTAATCCTGCTTTTAAAGCAGTAAAAGATAAAATCAATAATCCTATGTTTATAGAAACACATAGGTTGGCCGAATTTAATCCTAGAGGAACTGATGTACCTGTAGTTTTAGATTTGATGATACATGATATTGATATCATTTTATCTTCAGTAAATTCTAAAGTAAAAAATGTACATGCTAGTGGTATTTCTGTAATCTCAGAAACTCCTGATATTGCAAATGCTAGAATTGAGTTTGAAAATGGCTGTGTTGCTAATCTTACTGCAAGTAGAATTTCTATGAAAAATATGCGTAAAACGCGTTTCTTTCAAAAGGATGCTTATATCTCTGTAAACTTTTTAAGTAAGGAATCAGAAATTGTTAGAATTCAAGATGCTCCAGAAGATTTAGATGAATTTGCAATGGTGCTTAAAAATGATGAAGGTGTAGAAAAACAAATTTATTTTGAAAATCCAGAAGTAACTAATAGCAATGCAATTTTAGACGAATTAGAAACTTTTGCTGATGCCATTTTAAATGATACTACTCCAATAGTTTCTTTGCATAATGGTACAGAAGCTTTACGAATTGCACAATGGGTAATAGATTGTTTTAAAACAGAAGAAGACTTAAAAAATTAA
- a CDS encoding protein-L-isoaspartate(D-aspartate) O-methyltransferase, with protein sequence MKDTAKHQGLRNQLVKVLEAKGIHDKNVLKAISKIPRHLFIDSSFEAHAYQDKAFPIAAEQTISQPYTVAFQSQTLEIKPTDKILEIGTGSGYQTAVLLEFKAEVYTIERQHELFKRTSSFLPKINYKPKRFIFGDGYKGLQEQAPFDKIIVTAGAPFVPKPLLAQLKVGGKLLIPVGDKTQIMTLFIRKSNKEFEKLELGDFAFVPMLEEKN encoded by the coding sequence TTGAAAGATACAGCAAAACATCAAGGACTTAGAAATCAACTTGTAAAAGTTTTAGAAGCTAAAGGAATACATGATAAAAATGTATTAAAAGCCATTAGTAAAATTCCAAGACACTTGTTTATAGATTCTAGTTTTGAGGCTCATGCTTATCAAGACAAAGCATTTCCTATAGCAGCAGAACAAACTATTTCTCAACCTTATACTGTAGCGTTTCAATCACAAACTTTAGAAATAAAACCTACAGATAAAATTTTAGAAATAGGTACAGGTTCTGGATATCAAACAGCTGTTTTATTGGAGTTTAAAGCAGAAGTATATACTATTGAAAGACAGCATGAACTCTTTAAAAGAACATCTTCTTTTTTACCCAAAATAAATTACAAACCCAAAAGATTTATTTTTGGTGATGGTTATAAAGGCTTGCAAGAACAAGCACCATTTGATAAAATTATAGTAACTGCTGGTGCACCTTTTGTACCTAAACCATTATTGGCACAGCTAAAAGTAGGAGGTAAGCTATTAATACCTGTTGGTGATAAAACCCAAATAATGACGTTGTTTATTAGAAAATCTAATAAAGAATTCGAAAAATTAGAATTGGGTGATTTTGCTTTTGTACCAATGTTAGAGGAAAAGAACTAA
- a CDS encoding acyloxyacyl hydrolase, translated as MKVGFLYAFGSNEQFFHDDPDYTYTAKIFKGQAFYNLGNWKSLNFELIVQPQVQFLEHQLLNSFYVTPDQENYIIKIDEFTKKKNMNLYALEFGFSASKQLMSKLDVQASVSLGFSYIDTNTERLPEGFTFIENFALGLNYEIFNDQFLYVGSHIGHVSNLNFQKPNDGYNLLGFQVGYSFSIK; from the coding sequence ATGAAAGTAGGCTTTTTATATGCCTTTGGTTCTAATGAACAATTTTTTCATGATGATCCAGATTATACGTACACAGCAAAAATTTTTAAAGGACAAGCATTCTATAATTTAGGAAATTGGAAGTCTTTAAATTTTGAGTTGATTGTGCAGCCTCAAGTACAATTTTTAGAGCATCAACTCCTAAATAGTTTTTACGTAACTCCAGATCAAGAAAATTATATAATTAAAATTGACGAGTTTACTAAAAAGAAAAACATGAATTTATATGCTTTAGAATTCGGATTTTCTGCAAGTAAACAATTAATGAGTAAATTAGATGTACAAGCCTCTGTAAGTTTAGGTTTTTCTTATATTGACACTAACACAGAACGTTTGCCAGAAGGTTTTACTTTCATAGAAAATTTTGCTTTAGGTCTTAATTATGAAATTTTTAATGACCAATTTCTTTATGTAGGTTCTCATATTGGCCATGTTTCGAATTTAAATTTTCAAAAACCCAATGATGGTTACAATTTATTAGGTTTTCAAGTAGGATATTCATTTTCTATAAAATAA
- a CDS encoding 3-hydroxyacyl-CoA dehydrogenase family protein, with amino-acid sequence MKNIAVIGAGTMGNGIAHTFAQFDYNVQLIDVSEKALEKGLATISKNLDRMVAKEKISEEDKNKTLGNITTYTSIKEGVKYASLVIEAATENVALKSKIFRELDEVCPEDTILATNTSSISITQIAAETNRADKVIGMHFMNPVPIMKLVEIIRGYNTSDEVTQFIVDLSEKINKVPVEVNDYPGFVANRILMPMINESIETLYNGVAGVAEIDTVMKLGMAHPMGPLQLADFIGLDVCLSILNVMYDGFKNPKYAPCPLLVNMVMAGKLGVKSGEGFYDYSESRKAEKVAKMFS; translated from the coding sequence ATGAAAAATATAGCTGTAATTGGTGCTGGAACAATGGGTAATGGAATTGCACATACTTTTGCACAATTCGATTATAATGTTCAATTGATTGATGTTTCTGAAAAAGCCTTAGAAAAAGGTTTGGCAACTATATCTAAAAATTTAGATAGAATGGTTGCAAAAGAAAAAATCTCTGAAGAAGATAAAAATAAAACCTTAGGCAACATAACAACGTATACCTCTATTAAAGAAGGTGTAAAATATGCTAGTTTAGTAATAGAAGCAGCAACAGAAAATGTAGCTTTAAAATCTAAAATTTTTAGAGAGTTAGATGAAGTTTGTCCTGAAGACACCATTTTAGCTACAAATACTTCATCTATTTCAATTACTCAAATTGCTGCAGAAACAAACAGAGCAGATAAAGTAATAGGTATGCACTTTATGAATCCTGTGCCAATTATGAAGTTGGTCGAGATTATTAGAGGTTACAATACTTCTGATGAAGTAACTCAATTCATAGTAGACTTAAGTGAAAAAATTAACAAAGTTCCTGTAGAAGTTAATGATTATCCTGGTTTTGTTGCAAATAGAATATTAATGCCAATGATAAATGAATCTATAGAAACATTATATAATGGTGTTGCAGGTGTTGCAGAAATAGATACAGTAATGAAATTAGGGATGGCACACCCAATGGGCCCTTTACAATTGGCTGATTTTATTGGTTTAGACGTTTGTTTATCTATTTTAAATGTAATGTATGACGGATTCAAAAACCCTAAATACGCTCCTTGTCCATTATTAGTAAATATGGTAATGGCTGGGAAATTAGGTGTAAAATCAGGAGAAGGTTTTTATGATTACTCAGAAAGTAGAAAAGCTGAAAAAGTAGCTAAAATGTTTAGCTAA
- a CDS encoding DUF2147 domain-containing protein, translating into MRKLLTVATLLFAFTINAQTIFGKWNSTNEETGEVDSVIEIYKKDNKAYAKVVKIMDPARQNSVCTACEGENKNKKILGLDILTGLEKDEDEWSGGEILDPRNGKVYKCYIKLVKDNKLKIRGFIGVSLFGKTKYWERAE; encoded by the coding sequence ATGAGAAAACTATTAACAGTAGCTACCCTATTATTTGCGTTTACGATAAACGCCCAAACCATTTTTGGAAAATGGAACAGTACCAATGAAGAAACTGGTGAAGTAGATTCAGTTATTGAAATCTATAAAAAAGACAATAAAGCATATGCAAAAGTTGTAAAAATCATGGATCCTGCAAGACAGAATTCTGTTTGTACTGCATGCGAAGGAGAAAATAAAAACAAAAAAATATTAGGATTAGATATTTTAACGGGATTAGAAAAAGATGAAGATGAATGGTCTGGAGGAGAAATCTTAGATCCTAGAAATGGAAAGGTATATAAGTGTTATATAAAATTAGTGAAAGACAATAAATTAAAAATTAGAGGATTTATTGGTGTATCACTTTTTGGAAAAACAAAATATTGGGAAAGAGCTGAGTAA